A single genomic interval of Halobacillus halophilus DSM 2266 harbors:
- a CDS encoding GapA-binding peptide SR1P: protein MGTIVCQDCQKVIEHYENEKVSTLYSTCPTCHTTEK, encoded by the coding sequence ATGGGTACAATCGTTTGTCAGGACTGTCAAAAAGTGATTGAACACTACGAAAATGAAAAGGTATCTACCCTTTACAGCACATGCCCTACGTGCCATACAACGGAAAAATAA
- a CDS encoding alpha-ketoacid dehydrogenase subunit beta — protein sequence MAQMTMIQAITNAMQTELKNDENVLIYGEDVGQNGGVFRATEGLQDEFGEDRVFDTPLAESGIGGMSIGLALTGFRPVPEIQFFGFVYETMDAINGQMARYRYRTGNTRSMPITIRSPFGGGVHTPELHADSLEGLIAQQPGVRVVIPSTPYDAKGLLISSIRDNDPVVFLEHMKLYRSFRGEVPEEDYTIELDKADIKREGTDVTLVAYGAMVHSCLKAAEELEENGVSAEVIDLRTVSPVDYETILESVKKTNRAVVVQEAQKQAGIAASVAAEIQEKAILHLEAPVLRVHAPDTVYAFTQAEEVWLPNYNSVVEKVNQVMNF from the coding sequence ATGGCACAAATGACAATGATCCAAGCTATCACAAACGCGATGCAAACCGAGCTTAAAAACGACGAAAACGTGCTGATTTACGGTGAAGACGTTGGTCAAAACGGCGGAGTATTCCGTGCGACAGAAGGTCTTCAAGACGAATTCGGTGAAGATCGCGTATTCGATACACCACTAGCTGAGTCTGGAATTGGCGGTATGTCCATCGGACTTGCTTTGACTGGCTTCCGTCCAGTACCTGAAATTCAGTTCTTTGGTTTCGTTTATGAAACAATGGACGCAATCAATGGTCAAATGGCTCGTTACCGTTATCGTACAGGTAACACACGCTCCATGCCGATTACGATTCGTTCTCCTTTCGGCGGCGGTGTTCATACACCTGAACTTCACGCCGACAGTCTTGAAGGTCTAATCGCTCAGCAGCCAGGTGTGCGTGTCGTTATTCCTTCTACACCTTACGATGCAAAAGGACTATTAATTTCTTCAATCCGCGATAACGACCCAGTCGTTTTCCTTGAGCATATGAAACTATACCGTTCTTTCCGCGGCGAAGTTCCAGAAGAGGATTATACAATTGAACTTGATAAAGCAGATATTAAACGCGAAGGAACCGATGTTACTCTAGTAGCGTATGGCGCAATGGTTCACTCTTGCCTGAAAGCAGCTGAAGAGCTAGAAGAAAATGGTGTGAGTGCTGAAGTGATCGACCTTCGCACAGTCAGCCCAGTTGACTATGAAACCATTCTTGAATCTGTTAAGAAAACAAACCGTGCAGTTGTTGTACAGGAAGCACAAAAGCAGGCAGGTATTGCAGCAAGCGTAGCTGCTGAAATTCAAGAAAAAGCTATTCTGCATCTTGAAGCTCCAGTACTGCGTGTTCATGCACCTGATACTGTTTATGCATTCACTCAAGCAGAGGAAGTTTGGCTTCCAAACTACAATTCTGTAGTTGAAAAAGTTAACCAAGTAATGAACTTTTAA
- a CDS encoding UPF0223 family protein, which yields MSYHYPIDEIYWTKEEIIDVVNFYSMVEQAYEKQVNRDDLLLSYTRFKQIVPSKSEEKKLCGQFEKESGYSCYRTVKKAKESAAGDKIKMEQ from the coding sequence ATGAGTTATCATTATCCAATTGATGAAATATACTGGACGAAAGAGGAAATTATCGATGTTGTAAACTTTTATTCGATGGTCGAGCAAGCGTACGAGAAGCAAGTGAACCGTGACGACCTTCTACTGTCTTACACACGTTTTAAACAAATTGTGCCATCTAAGAGTGAAGAAAAGAAGCTTTGCGGCCAGTTTGAGAAAGAATCAGGATATTCCTGCTATCGCACAGTTAAAAAAGCAAAGGAATCAGCAGCAGGAGACAAAATAAAAATGGAACAATAA
- a CDS encoding thioredoxin domain-containing protein: MTYSRIISLILIILLAGCIPQSDNVEVLQAHSESYGVYLYTEIDNDHPSEADNYLTALLDWKMKHEHKSLSFEQSEANTGQIDVDEDQLPTLVVKRDGKVIELISGDSGSQDIMNKLESSISLTNKNS; encoded by the coding sequence ATGACGTACAGTAGAATTATTTCATTAATACTCATCATTTTATTAGCAGGCTGCATTCCTCAATCTGACAATGTGGAAGTTTTACAAGCCCACTCTGAATCTTACGGTGTTTATCTATATACGGAGATAGATAATGACCATCCATCAGAAGCCGATAACTATTTAACTGCTCTACTTGACTGGAAAATGAAACACGAGCACAAATCCCTTTCGTTTGAGCAATCAGAGGCTAATACAGGACAGATTGATGTCGATGAGGACCAACTCCCCACCCTCGTTGTTAAAAGAGATGGGAAGGTCATCGAATTGATTTCTGGAGATTCTGGATCACAGGATATTATGAATAAATTAGAAAGTTCTATATCTTTAACTAATAAAAACTCCTGA
- the lpdA gene encoding dihydrolipoyl dehydrogenase, with protein MVVGDFPIELDTLVIGAGPGGYVAAIRAAQTGQNVTIVDKGNLGGVCLNVGCVPSKALIQAGHRYEHAKGAEDMGIQSENTTVDFSKVQEWKSGVVQKLTGGVEGLLKNNKVDIVKGEVYFVDKNTVRIMDDKNSQTYTFNNCIIATGSRPIELPNFKFSERVIDSTGALALNEVPKKMVVIGGGYIGTELGTAYANFDTEVTILEGMKDILGGFEKQMSSLVKKRLKKKGVDIVTNAMAQGVEETEDGVKVTYEVKGEEKTIEADYVLVTVGRRPNTDEIGLEELGVEMSDKGVIQIDKQCRTNFDNIYAIGDIVDGPPLAHKASYEGKIAAEVIAGEKSEIDYLGIPAVVFSDPELASVGYTEDEAKEAGYDVKASKFPFGANGRALSLNDSDGFLKLITRKDDNLVIGAQIAGPNASDMISELGLAIEAGMTAEDLALTIHAHPTLGEITMEAAEVAMGSPIHITK; from the coding sequence ATGGTAGTAGGAGATTTTCCAATTGAACTAGATACGTTAGTCATTGGAGCGGGACCTGGCGGCTATGTAGCTGCTATCCGTGCCGCTCAAACTGGACAAAACGTAACAATCGTAGACAAAGGTAACCTTGGAGGAGTCTGCTTGAACGTAGGCTGTGTTCCTTCCAAAGCGCTTATTCAGGCGGGTCACCGCTATGAGCACGCCAAAGGTGCCGAGGACATGGGCATTCAGTCTGAAAACACGACGGTAGACTTTTCTAAAGTACAAGAGTGGAAGAGCGGAGTTGTTCAGAAGCTTACCGGCGGTGTAGAAGGACTTCTTAAAAACAACAAAGTCGATATCGTAAAAGGTGAAGTCTACTTCGTAGATAAAAATACAGTGCGTATTATGGATGATAAGAACTCCCAGACGTACACGTTTAATAACTGTATTATCGCGACTGGCTCCCGTCCAATTGAACTTCCTAACTTCAAGTTCTCTGAGCGCGTGATTGACTCTACTGGAGCACTTGCTCTTAATGAGGTACCGAAGAAAATGGTCGTTATCGGCGGCGGTTACATTGGTACAGAGCTAGGTACGGCTTATGCGAACTTCGATACGGAAGTAACTATCCTTGAAGGCATGAAAGACATCCTTGGCGGCTTTGAGAAGCAAATGTCTTCTCTCGTTAAGAAACGCTTGAAGAAAAAAGGCGTAGATATTGTTACCAATGCTATGGCACAAGGGGTAGAAGAAACGGAAGATGGCGTAAAAGTAACCTATGAAGTAAAAGGTGAAGAAAAAACCATCGAAGCTGATTACGTGCTTGTAACCGTAGGACGCCGTCCGAATACAGACGAAATCGGTCTTGAAGAACTTGGTGTTGAAATGAGCGATAAAGGTGTTATTCAAATCGACAAGCAGTGTCGCACAAACTTTGATAACATTTATGCGATTGGTGACATCGTTGATGGACCTCCGCTCGCTCATAAGGCTTCTTATGAAGGTAAAATCGCAGCAGAAGTTATTGCCGGTGAAAAATCAGAAATTGATTATCTAGGCATCCCTGCTGTTGTGTTCTCCGATCCAGAACTTGCTTCTGTTGGCTATACAGAAGATGAAGCTAAGGAAGCGGGATATGATGTGAAAGCATCTAAGTTCCCATTCGGAGCTAACGGACGCGCGCTTTCTCTTAATGATAGTGACGGGTTCTTGAAACTGATTACTCGTAAAGATGACAATCTAGTGATTGGTGCTCAAATTGCAGGACCAAATGCAAGTGACATGATCTCTGAATTAGGACTTGCCATTGAAGCAGGCATGACCGCTGAAGATCTTGCCTTAACTATCCATGCTCACCCAACTCTTGGTGAGATTACAATGGAAGCGGCTGAAGTAGCCATGGGCAGCCCGATTCACATCACTAAATAA
- a CDS encoding NAD(P)H-dependent flavin oxidoreductase: MNWKTQVTEKLGITYPVIQGGLAYLAYAELAAAVSNAGGLGQITAMSMNSPDELRAEIKRLRTLTRNPFGVNFAIGQQRRPFEDMVAVAVEEKVPAISVTGGNPKPVLDLVKGKGIRTLVLVAARRQAEKAEELGADAVMVVGQEGGGHIGRDDVGTFVLTPRVVDAVSIPVIASGGIGDGRGLMAALALGAEGIEMGTRFIATKECHHAHAAYKQALIEATETSTTVIKRSLKAPARALKNPWTEEILKLESEDRGYEGLKDYIGGEANKRYIYEGEVEEGFAWAGQVASSITDVPSVAELFRRIIQEAEGIRSKWN, translated from the coding sequence ATGAACTGGAAAACCCAAGTAACAGAGAAATTAGGGATTACATACCCTGTTATCCAGGGGGGACTGGCCTATCTAGCATACGCGGAGCTGGCCGCTGCCGTTTCCAACGCAGGTGGTCTTGGTCAGATAACAGCGATGAGCATGAATAGTCCGGATGAACTCCGTGCGGAGATTAAGCGATTACGTACTTTAACTCGGAATCCATTCGGTGTGAATTTTGCCATTGGTCAACAACGTAGGCCATTTGAAGATATGGTTGCTGTGGCTGTAGAGGAAAAGGTCCCGGCTATTTCGGTTACAGGAGGCAATCCTAAGCCTGTACTGGATTTGGTAAAGGGAAAAGGCATTAGGACCCTTGTACTGGTTGCTGCCAGACGACAGGCAGAGAAAGCTGAAGAACTAGGTGCAGACGCAGTTATGGTTGTTGGTCAGGAAGGAGGCGGCCACATAGGAAGAGATGACGTCGGTACTTTTGTTTTGACGCCGCGTGTAGTAGATGCGGTATCCATTCCTGTGATTGCTTCCGGCGGGATTGGGGACGGCCGGGGACTTATGGCTGCGCTGGCACTGGGGGCCGAAGGTATCGAAATGGGGACCAGGTTTATAGCCACAAAAGAATGCCACCACGCCCATGCCGCATACAAACAAGCATTGATTGAGGCAACGGAGACATCCACTACCGTTATAAAAAGAAGCTTAAAGGCCCCTGCAAGAGCCTTGAAAAATCCATGGACGGAGGAAATATTGAAGCTTGAATCCGAGGATCGGGGTTATGAAGGTTTAAAAGATTACATTGGCGGCGAAGCGAATAAGAGATACATTTATGAAGGGGAAGTAGAAGAGGGATTTGCATGGGCAGGGCAAGTTGCTTCCAGTATCACAGATGTACCCTCAGTCGCTGAACTGTTCCGGCGAATCATTCAAGAGGCCGAAGGTATACGCAGTAAATGGAATTAG
- a CDS encoding polysaccharide deacetylase family protein — MKRLGIFLFLIVVLAACGGANGQDGGEEDQEKNKEQTTQEADEKKDSAKEEKDENNKVEKEEKSEKSEEAAAEASADEPKEAQYQITGNWSFEPINDAEPKVALLTIDDAPDKHGLEMAKTLKAADAPAIFFVNGHFIDSEEGKEELRKIHELGFPIGNHTMTHASLPDLSQEEQKEEIVGLNDKIEEITGERPKFFRAPFGQNTDYSQQLAAEEKMLLMNWTYGYDWNEEYMDADNLADIMVNTELLGNGANLLMHDREWTKEALDDIVTGLRSKGYDLLDPALIKTPK, encoded by the coding sequence ATGAAAAGGTTAGGCATATTTTTGTTTTTAATAGTGGTATTAGCGGCTTGTGGCGGTGCAAATGGTCAAGATGGCGGGGAAGAAGATCAAGAGAAGAATAAAGAGCAGACAACGCAGGAGGCAGATGAGAAAAAAGATTCAGCTAAAGAAGAAAAGGATGAAAATAATAAAGTCGAGAAGGAAGAGAAGAGCGAGAAATCAGAAGAAGCTGCTGCCGAAGCGTCAGCAGATGAGCCAAAAGAAGCTCAGTATCAGATTACGGGTAATTGGTCATTTGAACCGATAAATGATGCCGAGCCCAAGGTAGCTCTTTTAACGATTGATGATGCTCCAGATAAACATGGACTGGAAATGGCGAAAACGTTAAAAGCAGCGGATGCTCCAGCTATATTCTTTGTAAACGGCCACTTTATTGATTCAGAAGAAGGGAAAGAAGAACTTAGAAAGATTCACGAACTAGGATTCCCGATCGGGAACCATACGATGACTCATGCTTCTTTACCTGACTTATCTCAAGAAGAACAAAAAGAAGAGATTGTGGGATTGAATGATAAAATTGAAGAAATTACTGGCGAACGGCCTAAATTTTTTCGTGCGCCTTTTGGTCAAAACACGGATTACTCCCAACAGTTAGCAGCTGAAGAGAAGATGCTGCTTATGAATTGGACCTATGGGTACGATTGGAATGAAGAATACATGGATGCCGATAACCTGGCCGATATTATGGTAAATACAGAATTGCTGGGTAATGGTGCCAACCTTCTTATGCATGATCGTGAATGGACTAAAGAGGCCCTTGATGACATTGTGACGGGACTCCGCAGTAAAGGTTATGACCTGCTTGATCCAGCTCTCATTAAGACGCCAAAATAA
- a CDS encoding aminotransferase class I/II-fold pyridoxal phosphate-dependent enzyme, with product MNQNQTPLFTGVKNHADKKPTQFHIPGHKGGKGMDKEFQQFLGDNALSIDLINIEPLDDLHHPQGMIKDAQSLAAEAFGADYTFFSVQGTSGAIMTMIMSVCQPGDKIIVPRNVHKSITTAIIFSGAKPVFIHPELDNRLGISHGITPEAVERACMAHPDAKGVLVINPTYFGITADLSHIVDIAHSFDIPVLVDEAHGVHIHFHERLPLSAMQAGADLAATSVHKLGGSLTQSSVLNLREGLVSHERVQTIMSMLTTTSTSYILLASLDTARRHLAMNGHELMESCIRLADSARKSLNQIPSIYCPGDEILASDATHDYDPTKLIISVKNLGISGYDVEVWLRENYSIEVELSDLYNILCIITPGDREENVERLIEALTDLSEQSSGTVETKEIVVKVPDIPVLSLSPREAFYASTEVLPLRDAVGRISAEFVMVYPPGIPIFIPGEIITSDNIAYIHENIQAGLPVQGPEDSTLETIHVITEQKAFK from the coding sequence ATGAACCAAAACCAAACTCCTTTATTTACAGGGGTTAAAAACCATGCAGATAAAAAACCAACTCAATTTCATATACCCGGCCATAAAGGCGGCAAAGGGATGGATAAAGAATTTCAGCAGTTTTTAGGCGATAATGCCCTATCCATTGATTTGATTAACATTGAACCTTTGGATGACCTTCATCATCCTCAGGGAATGATTAAAGATGCTCAAAGTCTTGCAGCTGAAGCTTTTGGTGCCGATTATACATTTTTCTCCGTCCAGGGAACTTCCGGAGCTATCATGACGATGATTATGAGCGTTTGTCAACCAGGAGATAAAATCATTGTCCCCCGAAATGTGCACAAATCGATCACCACAGCCATCATTTTTTCAGGTGCTAAACCTGTATTTATTCACCCAGAACTTGATAATAGACTCGGTATTTCTCACGGAATTACACCGGAAGCTGTTGAAAGAGCCTGTATGGCACATCCCGATGCTAAAGGTGTGCTTGTCATTAATCCGACTTATTTTGGAATCACGGCTGACCTCAGTCATATTGTAGATATTGCTCATTCCTTTGATATTCCTGTACTCGTAGATGAAGCTCACGGTGTACACATCCATTTTCACGAGCGGCTTCCGCTTTCTGCTATGCAGGCAGGTGCAGATCTTGCCGCTACAAGTGTCCACAAACTCGGCGGGTCCCTTACTCAAAGTTCGGTGCTGAATTTAAGAGAAGGTCTCGTATCTCATGAACGAGTGCAAACGATCATGTCGATGCTCACGACAACATCTACATCTTATATTCTGTTAGCTTCACTTGACACAGCAAGGCGCCACCTGGCCATGAATGGTCATGAACTTATGGAGAGCTGTATCAGGCTTGCGGATAGTGCGCGAAAAAGCCTTAATCAAATTCCATCTATCTATTGTCCAGGAGACGAAATTTTAGCGAGTGATGCAACACATGACTATGATCCCACAAAGCTGATCATCTCTGTCAAAAATTTAGGCATCTCCGGGTATGATGTGGAAGTATGGTTAAGAGAAAACTACTCCATTGAAGTCGAGCTTTCAGATTTATACAATATCTTATGTATTATCACTCCTGGGGACAGAGAAGAGAATGTTGAACGGCTAATTGAAGCTTTAACAGATCTTTCCGAGCAATCCTCAGGGACAGTCGAAACAAAGGAAATAGTGGTCAAGGTGCCTGACATTCCTGTACTTTCACTCTCTCCCCGTGAGGCGTTTTATGCGTCGACAGAAGTATTGCCGCTGCGCGATGCTGTTGGTCGGATCAGTGCGGAATTTGTAATGGTTTATCCACCCGGTATTCCCATTTTTATACCCGGGGAAATCATAACCTCTGATAATATTGCTTATATACATGAAAATATTCAAGCAGGCCTGCCTGTGCAGGGTCCCGAGGACTCAACACTTGAAACGATTCACGTCATTACCGAACAGAAAGCCTTCAAATAA
- a CDS encoding dihydrolipoamide acetyltransferase family protein, which yields MAFEFKLPDIGEGIHEGEIAKWFVKPGDEIKEDDVICEVQNDKAVVEIPSQVDGTVKEIHVEEGETTTVGTVIITIDDGSEDTGSDEGSSDDSAEETKQEPKEEKQSEQKEEKSASEQPAAEGDSDVDEDKRVVAMPSVRKFARDNDVDIRKVQGSGKNGRILKEDVESFMSGDQTEAAADTASEESEEQETAAAAQTAPAAGEAYPETREKMSGMRKAIAKAMVNSKQTAPHVTLMDEVDVTELVAHRKKFKAVAAEQDIKLTYLPYVVKALVSTLKKYPVLNTSLDDDKDEIIQKHYYNIGIAADTDKGLLVPVVKDSDRKSIFSISSEVNELAVKARDGKLTSEEMKGASTTITNIGSAGGQWFTPVINHPEVAILGIGRIAEKPMVRDGEVVVAPVLAISLSFDHRIIDGATAQHAMNNIKRLLNDPQLIMMEA from the coding sequence GTGGCATTTGAATTTAAACTGCCTGATATCGGTGAAGGTATCCACGAAGGTGAAATTGCCAAATGGTTTGTAAAACCAGGTGATGAAATTAAAGAAGACGACGTCATTTGCGAAGTGCAAAACGACAAAGCAGTTGTTGAAATTCCGTCTCAAGTCGATGGTACAGTAAAAGAAATCCATGTCGAAGAAGGCGAAACAACTACAGTAGGAACGGTCATTATCACAATCGATGACGGCTCCGAAGACACAGGTTCTGATGAAGGATCTTCTGATGATTCCGCAGAGGAAACTAAACAAGAGCCGAAAGAAGAAAAACAATCAGAGCAAAAAGAAGAAAAATCTGCTTCTGAACAGCCTGCAGCTGAAGGTGACAGTGATGTAGATGAAGACAAGCGTGTAGTAGCTATGCCGTCCGTGCGTAAATTTGCCCGCGACAACGATGTAGATATCCGTAAAGTACAAGGCTCTGGTAAAAACGGCCGTATCTTGAAAGAGGATGTCGAGAGCTTCATGAGCGGCGACCAAACCGAGGCGGCAGCGGATACAGCAAGCGAAGAATCAGAAGAGCAAGAAACAGCAGCCGCGGCTCAGACAGCCCCAGCAGCTGGAGAAGCGTATCCTGAAACTCGCGAGAAAATGAGCGGTATGCGTAAAGCCATTGCTAAAGCTATGGTGAATTCTAAGCAGACAGCTCCTCACGTAACCCTTATGGATGAAGTAGACGTGACAGAACTTGTTGCTCACCGTAAGAAATTCAAAGCAGTAGCTGCTGAACAGGATATTAAGCTTACTTACTTGCCTTATGTAGTAAAAGCGCTTGTATCAACGCTTAAGAAATATCCAGTATTAAATACGTCACTAGATGACGATAAAGATGAAATTATTCAAAAACACTATTATAATATTGGTATTGCAGCAGACACTGACAAAGGCTTGCTTGTACCAGTGGTGAAAGATTCAGACCGTAAGTCAATCTTCTCCATTTCAAGTGAAGTCAATGAATTGGCAGTCAAAGCTCGCGATGGTAAACTGACATCCGAAGAAATGAAAGGCGCATCTACAACGATTACAAATATCGGATCTGCCGGCGGACAATGGTTTACTCCAGTAATCAACCATCCAGAAGTTGCTATTCTAGGAATTGGACGTATTGCTGAAAAACCAATGGTTCGTGATGGCGAAGTAGTTGTAGCTCCTGTTCTTGCTATTTCCCTAAGCTTTGACCACCGTATTATCGATGGTGCAACAGCTCAGCATGCAATGAATAACATCAAGCGTTTACTGAACGATCCACAACTAATTATGATGGAGGCGTAA
- a CDS encoding FUSC family protein translates to MFQKLKRFKILGGRTLKTGISVFLTALICGFFNLPIVFAVITAIVTVEHTAADSIKKALVRFPASAIGALLATVFYSFLGKGALTFALVAMLTIAVCHKLKLDDGIIVATITATAMIPEFQDHHIVSFFSRLGTTSIGIVLSTLVNFFLLPPNYSPMIYKNINDLYNQAGVLLQRIISSITADSKEKNRGIQKSYRQLTAHLERTYQLSQFQREEWKYHRHTKEEMLAFQFSQKKLRTFQQIAYHLGNLQYVNTKAADFTDDEIDLLESLTEDYVKVLQDPTHTISEDQFTRVERLDKVFWKWKEEHVQRDSKYRHHLPQQTILIYELLCFHDVLEELQNMSHKQQKLVHDCYGQ, encoded by the coding sequence ATGTTTCAAAAATTGAAGCGTTTTAAGATTCTAGGAGGACGTACTTTAAAAACGGGGATTTCTGTATTTTTAACCGCACTAATTTGTGGTTTTTTTAATTTGCCTATTGTTTTTGCCGTTATAACAGCCATTGTTACAGTGGAGCATACGGCAGCTGATTCGATTAAAAAAGCGTTGGTACGCTTTCCAGCCTCTGCTATCGGGGCTTTGTTAGCGACCGTCTTTTACAGTTTTCTTGGTAAAGGAGCTTTAACCTTTGCTCTCGTAGCCATGCTGACAATAGCGGTATGCCATAAATTAAAACTGGATGACGGAATTATTGTGGCCACTATTACAGCTACGGCTATGATCCCAGAATTTCAAGACCATCATATTGTTTCGTTTTTTAGTAGATTGGGTACTACTTCAATTGGCATCGTTCTTTCGACCCTTGTAAACTTTTTCCTTTTACCACCTAACTATTCCCCCATGATTTACAAAAATATTAATGATTTGTATAATCAGGCTGGTGTCCTGCTCCAGCGTATAATCTCAAGCATTACTGCAGATTCTAAAGAGAAAAATCGTGGGATTCAAAAATCCTATCGTCAGTTAACTGCCCATTTGGAAAGAACATATCAGCTGTCTCAATTTCAAAGAGAAGAGTGGAAATATCACAGACATACGAAAGAAGAAATGTTAGCATTTCAATTTTCTCAGAAGAAGCTCAGAACTTTTCAGCAAATCGCTTATCATCTGGGGAACCTTCAGTATGTAAATACGAAGGCTGCTGATTTTACTGACGATGAAATCGATTTGCTCGAGAGTCTGACTGAGGATTATGTTAAAGTACTGCAAGACCCCACTCATACGATTAGTGAAGATCAGTTTACAAGGGTCGAAAGGCTGGACAAGGTCTTTTGGAAATGGAAAGAAGAGCATGTGCAAAGGGACTCTAAGTACAGGCATCATCTGCCGCAGCAAACGATTCTCATTTATGAACTTTTATGTTTTCATGATGTACTGGAAGAACTGCAAAACATGTCTCATAAGCAGCAAAAGTTAGTCCATGACTGCTATGGACAATAA
- a CDS encoding glycine betaine uptake BCCT transporter — MKQVSKVFYISVVVALLFIAWGVIPESVLPTWNLSNITSNVQGFLTDKFGWFYLLSATGFVIFAIFLVFSKFGKLKLGKPDDVPEYPYITWFAMLFSAGMGIGLVFWGAAEPISHFHTPPVIGQEPATEEAAQSAMKYSFFHWGLHPWAFYSVIALALAYFKFRKDAPGVISATLVPLLGEKRVKGPLGTLIDFIAVFATIFGVATSLGLGALQISSGLAFTVDGLEDTFTLQLMIILAVTVLFMISAMTGLNKGIKYLSNTNIVLALLLMIFTLFAGPTNFILELFTTTFGSYARDLPYMSFRLTPFAEDSTWVKDWTIFYWAWWLSWAPFVGTFIARVSKGRTIREFILGVLLVPTVFGALWFSVFGGTAISLEYFDGINIISDVNELGNEVALFSMLEHIPLGGVMSVIGLLLISTFFITSADSATFVLGMQTTNGSLNPKNQVKFTWGVIQAGAAAVLLWQGGLGALQTAAIISAFPFTIIMILICFSLYKTFNEDAKEAGLKKKKKANQH, encoded by the coding sequence GTGAAACAGGTTTCAAAAGTATTCTACATTTCAGTAGTTGTAGCACTATTATTTATCGCTTGGGGAGTCATCCCTGAAAGCGTGCTGCCTACTTGGAATTTAAGTAACATAACATCTAATGTTCAAGGTTTCTTGACGGATAAGTTTGGTTGGTTCTATCTATTGTCAGCTACTGGTTTCGTTATCTTCGCTATATTCTTAGTCTTTTCTAAATTTGGAAAGTTAAAACTAGGAAAACCGGATGATGTACCGGAATACCCATATATCACTTGGTTCGCTATGTTATTCAGTGCAGGTATGGGGATTGGACTTGTATTCTGGGGAGCAGCGGAACCAATTTCCCACTTCCATACTCCACCGGTTATAGGACAAGAGCCTGCAACGGAAGAAGCCGCACAATCAGCTATGAAATACAGTTTCTTCCACTGGGGCTTACACCCTTGGGCTTTTTACTCTGTAATTGCTCTGGCACTTGCTTATTTCAAGTTCAGAAAAGATGCGCCAGGTGTAATCAGTGCGACTTTAGTTCCCTTATTAGGGGAGAAACGAGTTAAAGGTCCACTTGGAACACTGATTGACTTTATTGCCGTATTTGCGACAATCTTTGGTGTAGCCACTTCTCTGGGACTTGGCGCCCTGCAGATATCAAGTGGACTAGCCTTTACGGTTGATGGGCTTGAAGATACTTTCACTCTGCAATTAATGATTATTCTTGCGGTAACCGTACTGTTTATGATCTCAGCGATGACCGGTTTAAATAAAGGAATTAAGTACTTGAGTAATACCAACATTGTTCTGGCTCTTTTACTTATGATCTTTACGCTGTTCGCTGGACCTACGAACTTTATTTTGGAACTCTTTACGACCACGTTCGGTTCGTACGCACGTGACCTTCCATATATGAGCTTCCGACTAACACCGTTCGCAGAAGATAGTACGTGGGTGAAAGACTGGACCATTTTCTACTGGGCTTGGTGGCTTTCCTGGGCTCCATTCGTAGGAACCTTCATTGCCCGTGTTTCTAAAGGCCGTACGATCCGTGAATTTATTCTAGGCGTACTTCTAGTACCAACCGTCTTTGGTGCTCTATGGTTCTCCGTATTTGGCGGTACAGCCATTTCTCTAGAATATTTCGATGGAATTAACATCATTTCCGATGTAAATGAACTTGGTAACGAGGTTGCTCTCTTCTCCATGCTTGAGCACATTCCTCTAGGTGGAGTTATGTCCGTTATTGGTCTTCTATTAATCAGTACATTCTTTATAACGTCAGCTGACTCAGCTACTTTCGTTCTTGGAATGCAGACGACCAATGGCAGCTTGAACCCTAAAAATCAAGTGAAATTTACTTGGGGTGTTATTCAAGCCGGAGCAGCTGCTGTGCTTCTGTGGCAGGGCGGATTAGGCGCCTTACAGACAGCAGCCATTATTTCAGCTTTCCCTTTCACCATTATCATGATTCTTATATGCTTCTCGCTATATAAGACGTTTAATGAAGATGCCAAAGAAGCTGGACTTAAAAAGAAAAAAAAGGCTAACCAACATTAA